In the Flexibacter flexilis DSM 6793 genome, GTTGGGAGGTACAAAACCCACGCACTGGCATCATTGAAACTTGCTACATCAATGCCAATTGGCAGAGTGCAAGGCATGATTCCCCCGAAACACTCCAAGTAAGCGTAATCAATCCCTTTGACAGTCTTGAGCACACACGCCAAAGCAAGGCCTTCAAACTCATTTATCCCATTTCTTACCCCACACCGGGCCGAACTTTTTACCAATTAGCCCACTGGAATACGCTCCGCGTTTCGGGTTGGTTGGAGTTTGCCAACAGTATACCCGAATTTAAACGCGCTTTGATGCGTAACGCCATGAGTATTAAGTACGTGGTGAAAATTCCAACGAAATGGTGGGTATGGAAATACCCTGATTTTGATGCCAAACCCGAATTACGGGCTTCACGCATCAAAGAAACCCAGACTTCAATCAACGAGATGCTCACAAGCGCGAAAAACGCAGGCAAAGCATTGATTACCAACATCATTGACGATAACAACGGAAAACCTTACGGTTGGGAAGTCGAAACCATTAAAGACGGCATGAAAGACGGCGCATACATCGAAGATTCCCAAGAGGCCAGCTCTCACTTATTATTCGCGCTTGGCGTACATGATGCCCTGATCGGTTCGATGCCTGGCAAAGGTTTGGGCGGTAATTCGGGTTCTAATGTCCGTGAAGCACTCAATATGTACCTGTCTTTATGCCAAAGCCACCAAGAACTTATCCTTGAGCCTTTGCGATTTGTGCAAAAATACAACGGTTGGGATAAAAAGCTCAAATTCAGGCTTCGCACCCCCATTATGCAAACCCTTGACCAAGTAACCCCTGATGCCCGTCAAACTCTTCCAGCAGCCTAAACCATGCAACCAATTCTTATTCTTAGCCCCGAGGTTTTCAGAGCGTATATTCCCGTTAATAAAGCCTTTGACATAGCCAATTTGCGCCCGTTTATCGTGCAAGTGCAACGGGATTTGCTCTTGCCAGTGCTGGGCAGAACCCTGCTCAACCAATTGCTTTTGTTGGTCAATGACCAGACCGATTACGAGGCCAAAGCACAGCAAATCATTACCGAAAACGCCAATATTCAGGCCGCGAACGAGGACCTTTTAGCAGCCAATCTCGACGCGGCCATTACCCCATTGCTTACGCCTTTGCCCACAGTCGAGCAAATGCAAGCATTGTTGCCCTACGTGTTAGCACCTTTGGCTATACTCTCTTACGAGAAGTATATCCCTTGGAACTCCGTTTCCATTGACAATTCGGGCATTCGTATCATTTCCAATGACAACGAAAAGACCGCCTTTCAATGGCAAATCAATGATTTGGAGGGTTCGGCGCAACTGATCGGCAATATCGCTTTAGAACACCTGTGGGCGTTTTTGGAGGAAAACGAGGCCGTTTATCCTGCTTTTGCCTCCGCTGACGTAGTGGTTTGGCCGCGAGAGCTGTTCATCGCTACGGCCAAAGAATTTGGCCGTTACCAGTACATCAGCGAGAGCCGCATGGTGTTTTACAAGCTCTTTGCCTTTATCCGACGAGTCGAACAAAACCAAATTCGCAACCTGCTGTACACTGATTTGTTCCTTGAGCTAAAAGCCCAAGTAGCCAATCATTCGCTCTCCGCCCCTAACGCTACGCTTTTAGAGAGCGTCCGAGAATTTGTCGCGCTCAAAGCCATGCACAATGGCTTATTGGAGCTAACCGTCAAATTCTCTGACAAGGGTATTATGTTGTTTAACAACAACAACACCCAATCCAACAAAGTCGAGCAGCCCGCCGAGTTGGAACGCCTCCAACTCCTACGCACGGAAATCGGCAAAACCGCCGAAGCCGCTTTGGTCGCCATCTCCGATTTACTGGAGAAAAATCCCGACGATTATCCCCTTTGGCGCGATAGTCCCCTACGCCCCAAGCCCCAGCAATGCGAGCGTTTTCCCGTCAATAACCATCACAGCCCCACTTTTTGGGCGTAATTTCTTAAACCTAAACCCTTCTTTTAATCATGGAAAACAACCATCATTTCAGCGATAATCCGCTGTTTAATTTTGCCGTCTTCGTCTCGAATTGCCTTTGCCTATCTTGGTCGCTGCAAGACTTAGACACGATACAGCGCATTGTTTCCCTGATTTTCTCTTGCGTTTCTGGATTTTTAGCACTCTGGACGCTATACGAGAAAATCAAAAAATCAAAATCCCCGCCACCAACCGAGTAGCCTAATTTTCAATTATTTACATTCTAAACCCTTATCCAATGAAAAATCTATTGCCGCGTTTCTTGCGCTTTTTGGCCTTGTGGCCTGACGTGTGGGCTTGGCCGTTTGCCTTGCTTGCCTTTGTTATTTCGCCCTTCGTGCTCCGTGCCATCGACCCAACCGCAGGCACTTACGACGTAGGTATTTGGCAGGCCGTTTTAATGGCCATTGCTATTCTGGTAGTTTTTAACGGCATTGTTTGGCTGGGTGTCTTTTTCAACTTCAGGCCGCTATTTGACTACTATGTTCATCGTTTCAAAGAAGACTTTAAAAACCTTTCACCATGTCAATCTATCGTTACTTTAATGGCTTTTTACTCCTTTTTGCTCTTTCTATTGGTGTTGCTTACGGCACTGATAATCAATTAAAACGCAAGGAATTAGCACAGATTTATTCCTCTCAAGTCGGCGTGCGCGAAGCCACAGGAAACAACGACGGCCTGCAAGTAGAAACCTTCCTACACGCAGCCAACGCCAAACGCGGCCAGTCGTGGTGTGCCGCCTTCGTCTCATGGTGTCTCCAATTAGCAGGCATCAAACACCCGATTACGGCTTGGGCGGCAGCCATGTTTCCAGCCCGCAATACCATTTACACACGTGGCCGTCCGCCGACGGCCACACCCCAACAAGGCGACTTGTTCGGGCTGTATTACAACAACTTGGGCCGCATCGGGCATGTGGGCTTTATCCACGATTGGGGTAACGGTAACATCGTCGTTACCGTCGAAGGCAATACCAACGAGGCCGCCTCCCGTGAAGGCGACGGCGTTTATAAGAAAAAACGCCTTAAAAGACAGATTTACAAGGTTGCTAATTTCATTGACTTATGAAAAATTACGCTTTTTTGCTTTATGTACTTTTCGTAATCGCCTGCCTTATGCTCGGCGATTACTACTCACGGCAGCGCGATAAAATCGCAGCCCTTGAAGCGGAGCGCGAAAACCTTGTTTTAGCGCATAACAATCAATTGCGCCGCGTGCGCAATGCACAAGGCCAACAAAGAACTGTCGCTCCCGTCGCCCAGCTCTCTGCCGCTACGCTTCGAGAGCTGAACGCGGCACACATTGCCGCCTTAGAACGCGCCTTTGACATCAAGCTCAAACGTATTCAGGCCGTCATGCGTTTGTCGGTTACTACATCGGGCAAGGCGGGCATGCCTGCGCGTGATACGCTTGTCATGTCGCCGCGCGATTCGCTGCCGCAGCATTTTAAAAAGTACAGCTATTCCGATAACTACTTTACAATGTCCGCAATTGCGGACGCGGATAGCCTGCACGTTACTCACTATTCCGTCCGCAATGACATTACAGCCATTGCGCACAAAGGCCGCCGCTCCCCCCGTTGGAAGTTCTGGAAACCGCGCCCGATACAATGCCAAGTGTTCCTTTTTAACCCACATACAGGACTTGACACCCTCAATGTTACAATTGCTAATGGAAAATAACGGATTCTATCTTGACGGAAAATTTTATGCTTGCCCAAAATCTTATGACGAGCGATCGCCGTCAATGAGATTTTGGCCTGTCAGCAGTCGCGCGATGTTGCCATCGTGCGGCTGCTGCCTGTTTTGTTTTCTATTGAAAAACACCCCCGTTTGGCTTGGTTTTTGGCTAACCAAATGACCGATACCGAACTCTACGACTTGGCCATGCTCACCGAGCCTTTCTTGGAGTCGCGCCCTTCGGCCAAGTGTTTACTGCCTACGCTCACGCTGCGGCAAAGATTCCCCAAGCCTAATTTGCTGTTCCATTCCGCAGGCGACAACATGGAAAACCTCTCGTTTTTTGAGTTTATCAAGTGCGAAAAATACTATCTGGACTTTTGCCGCCGTCAGCAAGACAGCGATTTGGATAACTTGGCCGCCATTATTTACCGACCCGCACGCAAAAAATACCGACCCGAAGACGGCGACATACGCCAGCCCTTTAATGAGAATGTCGTGGCCGCTCGTGCTGCTGCTTTCGCCAAGCTCCCGCGTGGCGCAAAACTGGCCGTCTTGTTGCAATACACCGCTTGGCGCGAAAACTTGGTCTTGCAATTTCCCTTGGTGTTCGCCCCACCCACCGACGAGGAAAGAGGCCGTCCTAATTATGGTTGGTTGGCCGTTTTGCTGAATTTGGCAGGCGATAAATTCGGCGACGACGAGCAAACCGCACGCAAAAACATTTATATAATCTTGGCGCATTTGCAAATACAATTGGCCAACAAGCCCACGCAAGACAATGAACGATAAGCAGTTACGAGAATATTTTGAAAAAGAAATTGCCGCCAAATTGCCTGAAATCCAGCATTCGGCCACACAAAAACGTTTTGGTACGATTGACATTGAAGACGTGTACAATAGCCTTCGCAATGATTTTGATTTGCGCGGCTATTGCCTACTCATTGAGTTTCCCGAAAAAACAACCGATTTGCAAGACCTTGATTCCGTGTTTCAAGACACCATCATGGCCTACACCGTGTTGCGCAAAGTAGAGAAAAGTAACATCGCGGAGCGCGAAGAAGTGTTGGTGGAATGTGAGCGCATTGGTAAGAAAATCCTTTCCAAAATTCTGCACCATGCCCGCACTCGTCAGTTTTTCAAAAACACTACTTTTAGGCCAATCCCGATTCAGAAAGTAGGCCCTGTATTTGATAACGCCTACGGAAAACGTTTTGAGGTAACTTTCTACGAATCTGATAATCAGCAGCTAATCTTTAAGGCCGATGAGTGGGACGACTAATTTTTTCGCTGTGTATGCCTTAGTGCAGGACTGGGCAAACCGCACCGCGCGCGTTTTGCGCGAGCAAATCAAACAGAAAAAAGTAAAACACACCGACGAGTTACTCCACAGCATCGCCGTAGAAGTAGCCCAAAAAGAAGCAGGTGTGATTGAAGCCTCCTTCAGTTTCAAACTCTATGGCCGCTTCGTGGACATGGGCGCAGGCCGCAGGCCAGTAATCGAATCCGCCCAAACCAACCGCGAAGTTTGGCAGGCCAAAAGCAAAGGCCGCAAACCCAAAAAATGGTACTCACGGCCTTATTACGGACGGGTTCACGTCCTAAACGCCGTCGTCAGCTCCAAAGTAGCCGAACAAGCCGTGAATACCGTAAAATCGGGGTTGGGCAATTAAGATTCTTGTGTGGTTTCACAAAAAAACGTTCCTTTGACGCATTAAAGCGCAATACATGGAAAATATTTTGTGTTTTATGTTTTGATTATCAATTTGTTAAGTATTTGTGGAAAACTTTTTTTCTAATCGTGTCACCCTTTTTCCCTTCGGCAAACGTCTTAGATAATGGGATTAGTTATAAATTAACTTTCCCCTCATAAGTAATTGCTGATTAGAAACAAAATTCTAAATATATGTCACACGATTTGAAATTAGCATTATACCGATTCTCTGTAAAAGGAAGTGGTAAAAGAGATTTGTTAAAATTTGAGGCTGTAATAGATACAGTGATATCAGATGTATCTATTACAGATAAAAATGAAAAGTATAAGAAATTCATAGAAAGTTATATAAATTCATTTAATGGTGAATTCTCTACTAACAAAGATAATACCAAGTCATTAAGTCCTAATGATAATAGCATTACGTTTATTGCTTCTGAAAATGTTATACATGGAATGATTAGAGGAGGATTAAGTAATATCGCTCAGGACATATATAATAAAAAAAATAGCAAAACAGTTAAAAATCAAATAAATAAAGATGATATAGCTGCACTTGATTATTACTTTTTATTATGGACTCCCTTTCACCGTGATTTAGGTATTCTAATGGTGCAATATTACTCATCTGCAACAATGACAAGCGTCCTATTAGATAATCTCTCTTTATTTTTTAGAAAACTTAACCTTACGTTAGTGACTTATCCATTTGTTCCAGAAGAAGACAAAAAACGTTTTATTGAACGTAGTTTAATAAAACGGATTGCGTTCTCAAAAAAAGTACAAACCAGTGACGCAAGAAGGCAATTTGAACCTCTATTATCAGAGGAAGATGAATTTGAAATTGTAGTAGAGCTTCGTAAAATAAATAAAAACTCCAATGAGTTTATTGGTAAAATACAAAATCTACTCAAGAGTGGAAAAAAATTATTCAATGGAAATTTCCTAGCAGAAGAACGGCTGGAAAACTTTGAAATGAAAATTTATTATGAAGATGAGCAGGGTAGAAAGGCTCATGCAAAATTAACAGACACTTTTGATATATTACCTACCATAGATTTACCTGTGAGCTTAAAAAGAAAAGATAGTGACAGTCCTGATATTAATTTAATAAAGGAATTTTGTTTAAAACTTTTAAATAAAATAAAGAATGAATGATATATTTCATATAGCTCAAATTATCAAAGAAGCATACAAAACTATTGAAAGTAAAAATAAAAGAATTTTTACTTTCACTTTATTTCCAATTATGTTTGCTTTTTTTACTGTTCTTTTTATGAAAATTAAAATAACTAAGGATTATGTAGGGATAATTCTTAGTTCTCTTTCAATTTTTGCAGGTTTTTTCTTTACATTAATTGTATATGTAACAGATAAAGCTGCAAATAAGAAGCGAGAGTTTAATATAAAAATAGATAAACAAGAAGAAGAAAAAGAGGCTTTAGCAACTTATCTTGAATTTTGCGAAAAACTAATTATACAAATTAGTTATTCAATCGTTTTTTGTATAATAATTGTTTTCTCTGTATTGACAACTCAATATGATTTTTGTG is a window encoding:
- a CDS encoding DUF6712 family protein yields the protein MQPILILSPEVFRAYIPVNKAFDIANLRPFIVQVQRDLLLPVLGRTLLNQLLLLVNDQTDYEAKAQQIITENANIQAANEDLLAANLDAAITPLLTPLPTVEQMQALLPYVLAPLAILSYEKYIPWNSVSIDNSGIRIISNDNEKTAFQWQINDLEGSAQLIGNIALEHLWAFLEENEAVYPAFASADVVVWPRELFIATAKEFGRYQYISESRMVFYKLFAFIRRVEQNQIRNLLYTDLFLELKAQVANHSLSAPNATLLESVREFVALKAMHNGLLELTVKFSDKGIMLFNNNNTQSNKVEQPAELERLQLLRTEIGKTAEAALVAISDLLEKNPDDYPLWRDSPLRPKPQQCERFPVNNHHSPTFWA
- a CDS encoding CHAP domain-containing protein — protein: MSIYRYFNGFLLLFALSIGVAYGTDNQLKRKELAQIYSSQVGVREATGNNDGLQVETFLHAANAKRGQSWCAAFVSWCLQLAGIKHPITAWAAAMFPARNTIYTRGRPPTATPQQGDLFGLYYNNLGRIGHVGFIHDWGNGNIVVTVEGNTNEAASREGDGVYKKKRLKRQIYKVANFIDL
- a CDS encoding DUF6549 family protein; the encoded protein is MKNYAFLLYVLFVIACLMLGDYYSRQRDKIAALEAERENLVLAHNNQLRRVRNAQGQQRTVAPVAQLSAATLRELNAAHIAALERAFDIKLKRIQAVMRLSVTTSGKAGMPARDTLVMSPRDSLPQHFKKYSYSDNYFTMSAIADADSLHVTHYSVRNDITAIAHKGRRSPRWKFWKPRPIQCQVFLFNPHTGLDTLNVTIANGK